The Amycolatopsis mongoliensis genome includes a window with the following:
- a CDS encoding GAF domain-containing sensor histidine kinase, giving the protein MPEETLSGRDRMDALPAAVLAFSAGLELETTLQRIVTAAAGLVGARYGALALLDEDGRTTAFAVTGVDDATRDRIGPPPDGHGLLGALVDGRAPVRLPDLGSRGYPPGHPPMRAFLGVPLLVRGAVLGRLYLGGEQPFTADDERAIVALAAAAGIAVDNARLYEESRRRQRWLEATGEISAELLGGADVHAVLRLVASRAAELTGAEDALIALPGSPGGALVVTVCAGPDAGELTGRRIPLDGSTSGAVLRDHIPRSVPNLAHGLGVDLGPAMAVRLRSGESTAGVLLAIRAPGAARFDEHELQLVSAFADQAALALRDAESQAARRELDIAVDRNRIARDLHDHVIQRLFAVGLGIEGTRRRADAPAVTGRLTQHIDQLQDVIEEIRSAIFALHVRPGAGRGLRARLRNAITDTTADSAIHTTVRLSGAFDRVPAVLAEHAEAVVREAVSNVLRHARAAEVAVTVSLDDDLVVEVSDTGVGMPQAVARSGLRNLEQRAAEAGGSLRLESPAGGGTRLVWTVAVP; this is encoded by the coding sequence ATGCCCGAGGAAACGCTGTCGGGCCGGGACCGGATGGACGCGCTGCCGGCGGCCGTCCTCGCCTTCTCCGCCGGGCTGGAGCTCGAGACCACGCTGCAGCGGATCGTGACCGCCGCCGCCGGCCTGGTCGGCGCCCGCTACGGCGCACTGGCCCTGCTCGACGAGGACGGCCGGACGACCGCGTTCGCCGTCACCGGCGTCGACGACGCCACCCGGGACCGGATCGGCCCGCCACCGGACGGTCACGGGCTGCTCGGCGCCCTGGTGGACGGCCGGGCTCCGGTGCGCCTGCCGGACCTGGGCAGCCGCGGGTACCCACCGGGCCATCCGCCGATGCGGGCCTTCCTCGGCGTCCCGCTCCTGGTGCGGGGCGCGGTCCTCGGCCGCCTGTACCTCGGTGGCGAACAGCCGTTCACCGCCGACGACGAACGGGCGATCGTCGCGCTGGCGGCGGCGGCCGGGATCGCCGTGGACAACGCGCGGCTCTACGAGGAGAGCCGGAGAAGACAGCGGTGGCTGGAAGCCACCGGGGAGATCTCGGCCGAGCTCCTCGGCGGTGCCGACGTGCACGCGGTGCTGCGCCTGGTCGCGAGCCGGGCCGCCGAACTGACCGGCGCCGAGGACGCGCTCATCGCGCTGCCCGGGTCGCCCGGTGGGGCACTGGTCGTCACGGTGTGCGCCGGCCCCGACGCCGGGGAGCTCACCGGCCGCCGGATCCCGCTCGACGGATCGACCTCCGGCGCGGTGCTGCGTGACCACATCCCGCGCAGCGTGCCGAACCTGGCGCACGGCCTGGGCGTGGACCTCGGGCCGGCGATGGCGGTGCGGTTGCGCTCCGGCGAGTCCACCGCGGGAGTGCTCCTGGCGATCCGCGCTCCCGGCGCGGCGCGGTTCGACGAGCACGAGCTGCAGCTCGTGTCCGCCTTCGCCGACCAGGCCGCGCTGGCGCTGCGGGACGCCGAAAGCCAGGCCGCCCGCCGGGAGTTGGACATCGCGGTGGACCGCAACCGGATCGCCCGCGACCTGCACGACCACGTCATCCAGCGGCTGTTCGCGGTCGGCCTGGGGATCGAGGGCACCCGCCGCCGGGCGGACGCACCCGCGGTCACCGGCCGGCTCACCCAGCACATCGACCAGCTCCAGGACGTCATCGAGGAGATCCGCAGCGCGATCTTCGCCCTGCACGTCCGGCCGGGAGCCGGCCGGGGCCTGCGGGCCCGCCTGCGGAACGCGATCACCGACACGACCGCCGACTCCGCGATCCACACGACGGTGCGGCTGTCGGGAGCCTTCGACCGGGTGCCCGCCGTCTTGGCCGAGCACGCCGAGGCGGTCGTGCGCGAAGCGGTCAGCAACGTGCTCCGGCACGCGCGTGCGGCCGAGGTCGCGGTCACCGTGTCCCTGGACGACGACCTGGTCGTCGAGGTCTCGGACACGGGGGTCGGGATGCCGCAAGCCGTGGCGCGCAGCGGGCTGCGCAACCTCGAGCAGCGTGCCGCGGAAGCGGGCGGCTCACTGCGGCTGGAAAGCCCGGCGGGCGGCGGCACTCGTCTGGTGTGGACGGTCGCGGTGCCCTGA
- a CDS encoding nitroreductase family protein has translation MKTGVMPVGDLSASQMRSVLLAATAPPPLRTARPWRFQCTPDSIELYADPLTTGTDSEQRERLLDCGAALLNLRLAIKAQGSHADVRLLPSAGRPDLLAVVRPNGYETITPHDGELVAAIADRQSNRRPFTSADVPAAVQRQLRRAAEVERAWLATITDEQVPQLREIMRHAEVPQATPGPGGGDDLDVEPDRLVVVIGSLHDTALARLQAGQAMQRVLLTAAAAGLSASLSSQAMAAPATRRELRQLVGGGLWPQIMLRLGHGTAVLSPTRARLEDVVISDEHPFAR, from the coding sequence ATGAAGACCGGTGTCATGCCCGTCGGGGACCTCAGCGCGAGCCAGATGCGGTCCGTCCTCCTCGCGGCCACCGCTCCCCCGCCGCTGCGGACCGCGCGACCGTGGCGGTTCCAGTGCACGCCGGACTCCATCGAGCTCTACGCGGATCCGCTCACCACCGGCACCGACAGCGAGCAGCGGGAACGGCTCCTGGACTGCGGCGCCGCCCTGCTGAACCTCCGGCTGGCGATCAAGGCGCAGGGCAGCCACGCCGACGTGCGGCTGCTGCCCTCCGCGGGCCGGCCCGACCTGCTCGCCGTCGTGCGCCCGAACGGGTACGAGACGATCACCCCGCACGACGGGGAACTCGTCGCGGCCATCGCCGACCGGCAGAGCAACCGGCGGCCGTTCACCTCCGCCGACGTCCCCGCCGCGGTGCAGCGGCAGCTCCGACGCGCGGCCGAAGTGGAACGCGCCTGGCTGGCCACCATCACCGACGAGCAGGTGCCGCAGCTGCGCGAAATCATGCGCCACGCGGAAGTCCCGCAGGCGACGCCCGGACCCGGCGGCGGGGACGACCTCGACGTCGAACCCGACCGGCTGGTCGTGGTCATCGGCTCGCTGCACGACACCGCCCTCGCCCGGCTCCAGGCCGGGCAGGCCATGCAGCGGGTCCTCCTGACGGCCGCCGCGGCCGGACTCTCCGCGTCACTCTCTTCGCAGGCGATGGCGGCGCCGGCGACCCGGCGCGAGCTGCGGCAGCTGGTCGGCGGCGGGCTCTGGCCCCAGATCATGCTGCGCCTCGGCCACGGCACGGCGGTGCTGTCCCCCACGCGGGCCCGCCTCGAGGACGTCGTGATCAGCGACGAGCACCCCTTCGCCCGCTAG
- a CDS encoding response regulator — protein sequence MDENAPVITIFLVDDHELVRRGVAELIDDEADLTVVGQASSVAEALARVPALRPDVAVLDVRLPDGNGVELCRDLRAALPGLRCLMLTSFTDEDSMVEAVLAGAEGYVIKDVKGLQLVDAIRRVGAGETLLDGRAVAALVAELRTTTGEPGPLAGLSEQELVLLDLLGESLTNRQIAERMFLAEKTVKNYVSRLLAKLGLERRSQAAVLVTGIHGAHRRPGG from the coding sequence GTGGACGAAAACGCGCCCGTCATCACGATCTTCCTGGTCGACGACCACGAACTCGTGCGGCGCGGGGTCGCCGAGCTGATCGACGACGAAGCCGACCTGACCGTCGTCGGGCAGGCGTCCTCGGTCGCGGAGGCGCTGGCCAGGGTGCCCGCGCTGCGCCCGGACGTGGCGGTGCTGGACGTGCGGCTGCCCGACGGGAACGGCGTGGAGCTGTGCCGGGACCTGCGCGCGGCGCTGCCCGGCCTGCGGTGCCTGATGCTGACCTCCTTCACCGACGAGGATTCGATGGTCGAAGCGGTCCTGGCCGGCGCCGAGGGTTATGTCATCAAGGACGTGAAGGGGCTCCAGCTGGTCGACGCCATCCGCCGGGTCGGGGCGGGCGAAACCCTGCTGGACGGCCGGGCGGTCGCCGCGCTCGTGGCCGAGCTGCGGACCACCACCGGCGAGCCGGGCCCGCTGGCGGGGCTGAGCGAGCAGGAGCTCGTCCTGCTCGACCTGCTCGGGGAAAGCCTGACGAACCGGCAGATCGCCGAGCGGATGTTCCTGGCCGAGAAGACCGTCAAGAACTACGTGTCCCGGCTGCTGGCGAAGCTCGGGCTGGAGCGGCGATCCCAGGCGGCGGTGCTGGTCACCGGGATCCACGGCGCGCACCGCCGTCCGGGCGGCTAG
- a CDS encoding BON domain-containing protein produces MTEIQHRPDHQLKTAVTEELAWTPSVNAEEIGVTVTDGVATLSGHVGTYPEKEEALRAATRVHGVTTTADKILVRHGHDVPSDVDLAREAMIVFDRRTVVVPKDSVQVDVRDQVITLRGSVDWNHQREAARRAVAALPGISGVRNLITLRPPTGISPADTTAKITAALARHAPGFAQHVEVGFEDGQVTLTGEVLTPAERRSAEQTAWFAPGVVAVDNQVKLAG; encoded by the coding sequence ATGACAGAGATCCAGCACAGGCCCGATCACCAGCTCAAGACCGCTGTCACCGAGGAACTCGCCTGGACCCCCAGCGTCAACGCCGAAGAGATCGGCGTGACCGTCACCGACGGTGTCGCGACGCTGTCCGGGCACGTCGGCACCTACCCCGAGAAGGAAGAGGCCCTGCGCGCCGCGACCCGGGTCCACGGCGTGACCACCACCGCGGACAAGATCCTCGTCCGGCACGGCCACGACGTCCCGTCGGACGTGGATCTCGCCCGCGAAGCCATGATCGTGTTCGACCGCCGCACGGTCGTCGTGCCGAAGGATTCGGTACAGGTCGACGTGCGCGACCAGGTGATCACGCTGCGCGGCTCGGTGGACTGGAACCACCAGCGCGAAGCCGCCCGCCGGGCGGTGGCCGCGCTCCCCGGGATCAGCGGGGTGCGGAACCTGATCACCCTCAGGCCGCCGACCGGGATCAGCCCGGCCGACACCACGGCGAAGATCACCGCGGCGCTGGCCCGGCACGCGCCCGGGTTCGCCCAGCACGTCGAGGTCGGCTTCGAAGACGGCCAGGTCACGTTGACCGGCGAAGTCCTCACCCCTGCCGAACGCCGTTCGGCCGAGCAGACCGCGTGGTTCGCCCCCGGCGTGGTCGCGGTCGACAACCAGGTGAAGCTCGCCGGCTGA
- a CDS encoding GNAT family N-acetyltransferase has protein sequence MTTVTPPARALLPDGEVAWVRKLEARDAAAVLALRARLAGRDRHLRFGPGVAGLAELSAQLSHGSGAGNTAVGCFRRSRLAGVARYDILADPAEAEVSLVVDGRGPALGVAALLLEQLAVAADHEGVRMLVVDAGAENAKMLGVFAALGIPFRRGPKPESRAAGE, from the coding sequence ATGACCACCGTCACCCCACCGGCACGAGCCCTGCTCCCCGACGGGGAGGTCGCCTGGGTGCGCAAGCTGGAAGCCCGCGACGCCGCCGCGGTCCTCGCGCTGCGGGCCCGGCTCGCCGGACGGGACCGGCACCTGCGGTTCGGTCCCGGCGTGGCCGGGCTGGCCGAGCTCTCGGCGCAGCTGTCCCACGGCTCCGGCGCCGGGAACACCGCGGTGGGGTGCTTCCGGCGCTCCCGCCTGGCCGGCGTCGCCCGCTACGACATCCTGGCCGACCCCGCCGAAGCGGAGGTCTCGCTGGTGGTCGACGGCCGCGGCCCGGCGCTCGGCGTGGCAGCCCTGCTGCTCGAACAGCTCGCCGTCGCCGCGGACCACGAAGGCGTGCGGATGCTCGTCGTCGACGCCGGCGCGGAAAACGCGAAGATGCTGGGCGTCTTCGCGGCCCTGGGCATCCCGTTCCGGCGCGGGCCGAAGCCGGAATCCCGCGCTGCCGGAGAGTAG
- a CDS encoding phosphoribosyltransferase yields MRFRDRREAGERLALRLRPLRGDRAVVLGLSEGGLVVAGEIADVLGAPLDILLTQRIESAGPPPTMLGAVGEGGLIVWDHGAIRRFDIEPEQLTRLAEQAQAALARQVAVYRRTVAPIPIAGRTVVLADDGAATGTTAHTAIRVLRARQAGRIVLAVPVAEAGVLDRLSREVDQFVCLRPVPWMHAVRNSYRRFSAVADTEALALLHREPRLPTEVPR; encoded by the coding sequence ATGCGCTTCCGTGATCGCCGGGAAGCCGGCGAGCGCCTGGCACTCCGGTTGCGTCCGCTCCGCGGCGACCGGGCCGTGGTCCTCGGCCTGTCCGAGGGCGGCCTGGTGGTGGCCGGCGAGATCGCCGACGTCCTCGGTGCGCCCCTGGACATCCTGCTCACCCAGCGGATCGAGTCCGCCGGGCCGCCGCCGACGATGCTCGGCGCCGTCGGCGAAGGTGGCCTGATCGTCTGGGACCACGGCGCCATCCGCCGGTTCGACATCGAGCCGGAGCAGCTCACGCGGCTCGCCGAGCAGGCGCAGGCCGCACTGGCCCGGCAGGTCGCCGTCTACCGGCGCACGGTGGCGCCGATCCCCATCGCCGGCCGCACGGTCGTCCTCGCCGACGACGGCGCCGCCACCGGCACGACCGCGCACACGGCCATCCGCGTCCTGCGGGCCCGCCAGGCCGGCCGGATCGTGCTCGCGGTCCCGGTCGCCGAGGCGGGTGTCCTCGACCGGCTCTCCCGCGAGGTGGACCAGTTCGTCTGCCTGCGTCCGGTGCCGTGGATGCACGCGGTGCGCAACAGCTACCGGAGGTTCTCCGCGGTGGCCGACACCGAGGCGCTCGCACTGCTGCACCGGGAACCCCGCCTGCCGACGGAGGTGCCCCGGTGA
- a CDS encoding GAF and ANTAR domain-containing protein — MADRERQVIRAFVALADTLVDDYDVADLLHTLVQQCVQLLDVAAAGLTLADERGGLQVLASSTEQARLLELFQLDIDEGPCVECFTTSTPVLVADIVAQAARWPRFAAEAAKDGFASVHAVPLRLRKQTIGALNLFGLKPGELSADDIALAQGLADTATIGILHERAVRQGELLSEQLQTALNSRVIIEQAKGVLAVSGQLSMDAAFTALRGFARRNHRRLSDVARELADRELAPTVVLASSATTHSR, encoded by the coding sequence ATGGCCGACCGTGAACGACAGGTGATCCGGGCGTTCGTCGCGCTGGCGGACACCCTGGTCGACGACTACGACGTCGCCGACCTGCTGCACACGCTGGTGCAGCAGTGCGTGCAGCTGCTCGACGTCGCGGCGGCCGGGCTGACGCTCGCCGACGAACGGGGCGGACTGCAGGTGCTCGCCTCCTCCACCGAGCAGGCGCGGCTGCTCGAGCTGTTCCAGCTCGACATCGACGAAGGCCCGTGCGTCGAGTGCTTCACGACCAGCACCCCGGTGCTGGTGGCCGACATCGTGGCGCAGGCGGCGCGGTGGCCGCGGTTCGCCGCCGAGGCGGCCAAGGACGGGTTCGCGTCGGTGCACGCGGTGCCCCTGCGGCTGCGCAAGCAGACGATCGGGGCGCTGAACCTGTTCGGGCTGAAGCCGGGCGAGTTGTCGGCGGACGACATCGCGCTGGCGCAGGGCCTGGCCGACACCGCGACCATCGGCATCCTCCACGAACGGGCCGTCCGCCAGGGGGAACTGCTCTCCGAGCAGCTCCAGACGGCGTTGAACAGCCGGGTGATCATCGAGCAGGCCAAGGGCGTCCTCGCCGTCAGTGGGCAGCTCAGCATGGACGCGGCCTTCACGGCTTTGCGCGGCTTCGCCCGGCGGAACCACCGCCGGCTCAGCGATGTCGCTCGCGAGCTGGCCGACCGCGAGCTGGCCCCCACGGTCGTGCTGGCCTCCTCGGCGACGACCCACTCCCGCTGA
- a CDS encoding GAF and ANTAR domain-containing protein, with protein MADVEVLRASVLAALGEGGGSGVDVVGRVCRACVRLLPVDGAAVSVMVGAGHREVVYASNAVSTALAELQFSLGEGPCFEAYTLGGPVLVPDLAGEPPPAWPVFAAEAAAQPVAALFTFPVQIGAVRVATLDTYRSTPGSLSPDELATALQVADVAALALSGLRADGGRWLDGDGRWMEGAGMRYREVHQATGMLIAHLDLPASAALARLRGYAFGQGRSLLEVAGDIVAGRLRLDEEFR; from the coding sequence GTGGCTGACGTCGAGGTCCTGCGAGCGAGCGTGCTGGCCGCGCTGGGCGAAGGTGGCGGCAGCGGGGTCGACGTCGTCGGCCGGGTGTGCCGGGCGTGCGTGCGCCTGCTGCCGGTGGACGGAGCGGCGGTGTCGGTGATGGTCGGCGCCGGGCACCGGGAAGTCGTCTACGCCAGCAACGCGGTGAGCACGGCACTGGCGGAGCTGCAGTTTTCCCTCGGCGAGGGACCGTGTTTCGAGGCGTACACCCTGGGCGGCCCGGTCCTGGTACCGGATCTGGCCGGTGAGCCGCCCCCGGCGTGGCCGGTGTTCGCCGCGGAGGCCGCGGCACAGCCGGTGGCGGCGTTGTTCACCTTCCCGGTGCAGATCGGGGCGGTCCGGGTGGCGACCCTCGACACCTACCGGTCGACGCCGGGCTCGCTGAGTCCCGATGAGCTGGCCACGGCGTTGCAGGTGGCCGACGTCGCGGCGCTCGCGCTGTCGGGGTTGCGGGCCGACGGCGGCCGGTGGCTCGACGGGGACGGGCGGTGGATGGAAGGCGCCGGGATGCGGTACCGGGAGGTGCACCAGGCCACCGGGATGCTGATCGCGCACCTGGACCTGCCCGCTTCCGCCGCCTTGGCCCGGTTGCGCGGCTACGCGTTCGGCCAGGGACGTTCCCTGCTGGAGGTCGCCGGCGACATCGTGGCCGGGCGGCTGCGACTGGACGAGGAGTTCCGGTGA
- a CDS encoding acyl-CoA desaturase, producing MTRTLERPPKAAEPMLAGEKTRTENFLVKLFAVVPLLALAVAVPFAWGWGLSWTDIALATGFYFLTGLGVTIGFHRHFTHGAFKAHRALRIALATTGSMAMQGPVIGWVADHRRHHAYADRDGDPHSPWRYGTTPTALAKGFWHAHLGWLFDRQKTNAQRFAPDLLTDRDITRINTWFPALTVLTLLAPALIGGLITLSWWGALTAFFWAGLVRVALLHHVTWSVNSLCHMIGERPYAARDKSTNFWPLAIASMGESWHNSHHADPTGARHGVRRGQLDMSARLIWAFEKLGWATDVRWPKPDRLDRKLNPGHHPAHRGRATRPEGG from the coding sequence ATGACACGTACGTTGGAACGGCCGCCGAAGGCCGCGGAACCGATGCTCGCGGGTGAGAAGACCCGCACCGAGAACTTCCTGGTCAAGCTGTTCGCGGTCGTCCCGCTGCTGGCCCTGGCCGTGGCCGTGCCCTTCGCCTGGGGATGGGGCCTGAGCTGGACCGACATCGCCCTGGCCACCGGCTTCTACTTCCTCACCGGCCTCGGCGTCACCATCGGCTTCCACCGCCACTTCACCCACGGCGCCTTCAAAGCCCACCGCGCCCTGCGCATCGCCCTCGCCACCACCGGCAGCATGGCCATGCAAGGCCCCGTCATCGGCTGGGTCGCCGACCACCGCCGCCACCACGCCTACGCCGACCGCGACGGCGACCCCCACTCCCCCTGGCGCTACGGCACCACCCCCACCGCCCTCGCCAAAGGCTTCTGGCACGCCCACCTCGGCTGGCTGTTCGACCGGCAGAAAACCAACGCCCAACGCTTCGCCCCCGACCTGCTCACCGACCGCGACATCACCCGCATCAACACCTGGTTCCCCGCCCTGACCGTCCTCACCCTCCTGGCCCCCGCCCTCATCGGCGGCCTGATCACCCTGTCCTGGTGGGGCGCCCTCACCGCGTTCTTCTGGGCCGGCCTCGTCCGCGTCGCGCTCCTGCACCACGTCACCTGGTCGGTCAACTCGCTGTGCCACATGATCGGCGAGCGCCCCTACGCCGCCCGCGACAAATCCACCAACTTCTGGCCCCTGGCCATCGCCTCCATGGGCGAGTCCTGGCACAACTCCCACCACGCCGACCCCACCGGCGCCCGCCACGGCGTCCGCCGCGGCCAGCTCGACATGTCCGCCCGCCTCATCTGGGCATTCGAAAAACTCGGCTGGGCCACCGACGTCCGCTGGCCCAAACCCGACCGCCTCGACCGCAAACTCAACCCCGGCCACCACCCCGCACACCGTGGGCGCGCCACCCGGCCGGAAGGTGGCTGA
- a CDS encoding DUF6292 family protein, translating into MEHPEPDTRSLEHSLGEYVRAVAAVVGVPDESTTVEISDTATAYLGLPHRWFDRPDHDVMLVWSERRGWSLAVETDPAEDPVVLAHQGGDDLVPPPRAVAQFVADTAAGRHTGQERPGPVGATTRRALAERLSRYATTHGDSSAPRWS; encoded by the coding sequence ATGGAGCACCCCGAACCCGACACCCGAAGCCTCGAGCACAGCCTGGGCGAATACGTGCGGGCGGTCGCGGCCGTGGTCGGCGTCCCCGACGAAAGCACCACGGTGGAGATCAGCGACACGGCCACCGCCTACCTCGGGCTGCCCCACCGGTGGTTCGACCGGCCCGACCACGACGTCATGCTGGTGTGGAGCGAACGGCGGGGGTGGTCGCTCGCGGTGGAAACCGATCCCGCCGAAGACCCGGTCGTCCTCGCCCACCAGGGCGGCGACGACCTCGTGCCGCCCCCGCGCGCGGTCGCGCAGTTCGTCGCCGACACCGCCGCCGGACGCCACACCGGCCAGGAGCGTCCCGGCCCGGTCGGCGCCACGACCCGCCGGGCGCTGGCCGAACGGCTGAGCCGGTACGCCACCACCCACGGTGACTCCTCGGCACCGAGGTGGTCGTGA
- the vanH gene encoding D-lactate dehydrogenase VanH produces MSYGEPARTAVRSPAAPPPSAVPATGITIYGCGPDEAVLFREMAPRFGVEPTITAAAVSEATSELAAGNRCVSVGHKTRITDSTLLALSRAGVEYISTRSIGFNHLDVDYAKSVGITVENVTYSPDSVADYTLMLMLMVARNAKSVLRRAEVHDYRLSDVRGKELRDLTVGVVGTGRIGAAVIDRLRGFGCQTLAYDSRPQTSADYVPLDDLLVQSDVVTLHTPLTADTHHLLDRRRIEQMRHGAVVVNTGRGSLLDTEALVPALESGRLGGAALDVLEGEEGIFYADCRDRPIGSEALLRLQRMPNVLISPHTAYYTDHALSDTVENSLVNCLSFESGKQHG; encoded by the coding sequence ATGAGCTACGGCGAACCAGCACGAACAGCGGTCCGATCGCCGGCGGCCCCACCCCCTTCGGCCGTCCCGGCAACGGGAATCACGATCTACGGATGCGGACCGGACGAGGCCGTCCTGTTCCGGGAGATGGCGCCCCGCTTCGGCGTGGAGCCGACCATCACCGCGGCCGCGGTGTCCGAGGCCACCAGCGAACTGGCGGCCGGCAACCGCTGCGTCAGCGTCGGCCACAAGACCCGGATCACCGACTCCACCCTCCTCGCGCTCAGCCGGGCCGGCGTGGAGTACATCTCCACGAGGAGCATCGGGTTCAACCACCTCGACGTCGACTACGCGAAGAGCGTCGGCATCACCGTGGAAAACGTCACCTATTCGCCCGACAGCGTGGCCGACTACACGCTGATGCTGATGCTGATGGTGGCGCGGAACGCCAAGTCCGTCCTCCGCCGCGCGGAGGTCCACGACTACCGGCTGAGTGACGTACGCGGGAAAGAGCTGCGCGACCTGACCGTCGGGGTGGTCGGGACCGGGCGCATCGGCGCCGCGGTCATCGACCGGCTGCGGGGGTTCGGCTGCCAGACCTTGGCCTACGACAGCCGCCCGCAGACCTCCGCCGACTACGTTCCCCTCGACGACCTGCTCGTGCAGAGCGACGTGGTGACGCTGCACACCCCGCTCACCGCGGACACCCACCACCTCCTGGACCGCCGGCGCATCGAGCAGATGCGGCACGGCGCGGTCGTCGTCAACACCGGCCGCGGTTCCCTCCTCGACACCGAAGCCCTCGTTCCGGCACTGGAAAGCGGCAGGCTGGGCGGCGCGGCGCTGGACGTCCTCGAAGGAGAGGAAGGAATCTTCTACGCCGACTGCCGGGACCGGCCCATCGGGAGCGAAGCGCTGCTGCGGCTGCAAAGAATGCCGAACGTGCTGATCAGCCCGCACACCGCCTACTACACGGACCACGCACTGAGCGACACCGTCGAAAACAGTCTCGTCAACTGCCTGAGCTTCGAAAGCGGGAAACAGCATGGATAG
- the vanA gene encoding D-alanine--(R)-lactate ligase produces the protein MDRVKVGIIFGGATEEHPVSVKSAQEVARHLDTEKYEPFWIGITKSGEWKLCDGPGADWENGSCRPAVLSPDRSVHGLLVLEQGRYETIRLDVVLPLLHGRLGEDGAMQGLAELAGVPYAGCDVPSSALCMDKSLTYLVTGNAGIATPEFRTVTADEHLDPGGLTFPVFVKPARSGSSFGVSKVSREEELPDAVESARQYDSKVLIEEAVLGSEIGCAILGNDLDLLVGELDRVALTHGFFKIHQESNPESGSENSTFIVPADIPAESRTLVQETAKAVYRALGCRGLARVDMFLKEDGTVVLNEVNTLPGLTSYSRYPRMMAAAGLSLGDVLDRMVSLALTGKFQ, from the coding sequence ATGGATAGGGTGAAGGTCGGAATCATCTTCGGGGGCGCCACGGAAGAACATCCGGTCTCCGTCAAGTCCGCGCAGGAGGTGGCCAGGCACCTCGACACCGAGAAGTACGAGCCGTTCTGGATCGGGATCACGAAGAGCGGCGAATGGAAGCTGTGCGACGGCCCCGGCGCGGACTGGGAGAACGGCAGCTGCCGGCCGGCTGTGCTGTCGCCGGACCGCAGCGTCCACGGACTGCTCGTCCTGGAACAGGGACGGTACGAAACCATCAGGCTGGACGTCGTGCTGCCCCTCCTGCACGGCAGGCTCGGCGAGGACGGCGCGATGCAGGGTTTAGCGGAACTCGCCGGCGTGCCCTACGCCGGCTGTGACGTCCCCAGTTCCGCTCTGTGCATGGACAAGTCGCTCACCTACCTCGTCACCGGGAACGCGGGAATCGCGACGCCGGAGTTCCGGACCGTCACCGCGGACGAGCACCTCGATCCCGGCGGGCTCACCTTTCCCGTCTTCGTCAAGCCGGCCCGTTCGGGGTCGTCGTTCGGCGTCAGCAAGGTGTCCCGCGAGGAAGAACTGCCGGATGCGGTGGAGAGTGCACGACAGTACGACTCGAAGGTGCTGATCGAAGAGGCCGTCCTCGGCAGCGAGATCGGGTGCGCCATCCTGGGCAACGACCTGGACCTGCTCGTGGGCGAGCTCGACCGGGTCGCGCTCACCCACGGCTTCTTCAAGATCCACCAGGAGAGCAACCCCGAAAGCGGTTCCGAAAACTCGACCTTCATCGTTCCCGCCGACATTCCGGCGGAGTCCCGCACGCTCGTCCAGGAGACCGCGAAGGCCGTCTACCGCGCCCTCGGCTGCCGGGGGCTGGCGCGCGTGGACATGTTCCTGAAGGAAGACGGGACCGTGGTCCTCAACGAGGTCAACACCCTGCCCGGCCTGACCTCGTACAGCCGTTATCCGAGGATGATGGCGGCCGCGGGGCTGTCGCTCGGCGACGTGCTCGACCGGATGGTTTCGCTGGCACTGACCGGGAAGTTCCAGTGA
- the vanX gene encoding D-Ala-D-Ala dipeptidase VanX — MNDDFVFVDEFAPQIRWDAKYATWDNFTGKPVDGYLANRVVGTRALCVALERAQERAESLGFGLLLWDGYRPQRAVDCFLRWAQRPEDGRTKQRHYPNIDRAEMVEKGYVAAKSGHSRGSTVDLTLYHLATGELAAMGGDHDLMDAISHHGARGITEAEARNRHHLCSLMESCGFARYDAEWWHYSLRDEPYPDTYFDFPITSTESLLVHD, encoded by the coding sequence GTGAACGACGACTTCGTCTTCGTGGACGAGTTCGCGCCCCAAATACGCTGGGACGCCAAGTACGCCACGTGGGACAACTTCACCGGCAAACCGGTGGACGGGTACCTGGCGAACCGGGTGGTCGGCACGCGGGCCCTGTGCGTGGCCCTGGAAAGAGCGCAGGAAAGGGCCGAATCCCTCGGCTTCGGCCTGCTGCTGTGGGACGGCTACCGCCCGCAGCGCGCCGTGGACTGCTTCCTGCGCTGGGCACAACGGCCCGAAGACGGCCGCACGAAGCAGCGGCACTACCCGAACATCGACCGGGCCGAGATGGTCGAAAAGGGTTATGTGGCAGCGAAGTCCGGGCACAGCCGGGGCAGTACCGTCGACCTGACGCTCTACCACCTGGCCACCGGTGAACTCGCTGCGATGGGCGGTGACCACGATCTGATGGACGCGATCTCCCACCACGGCGCCCGGGGGATCACCGAAGCCGAAGCGAGGAACCGGCACCACCTCTGTTCCCTCATGGAGTCCTGCGGGTTCGCCCGGTACGACGCCGAGTGGTGGCACTACTCGCTGCGCGACGAGCCCTACCCGGACACCTACTTCGACTTTCCCATCACCAGCACCGAAAGCCTGCTCGTCCATGACTGA